In Desulfovibrio sp. UCD-KL4C, a single genomic region encodes these proteins:
- a CDS encoding ATP-binding protein, whose translation MTVFQSSLGRKIGAAILGTTIFAIILSMALTIASFVHSYRMNTIQKANGLAQIMATSTISALDFNDKESALEVLNSLSLIPNVAGATIFTTTGEVFVSCGSKASVFSKFKREPYVNLNSFSVIQPIQSGDELLGYLTLEGTFSDQGDLLYHVAATSALILIIVLGIGIIAANYFRKKITHPIWQLTDTVRDISTRKDYSKRVAYKSQDEIGYLVSEFNSMLGKIELRDSWLNSHREMLETIVSQRTKELRAKQKQLSEKNSQLVKQIHERRTAEMIREEVERINRHDLKSSLNLVIGYPELLLNKGNLTPEQSKYIKRIAAAGYRMLDMIQFHLDIFKMEQGIYSLRTMSVDIVELLCSLEEEMSLLLTQEEVSLSIILNGNEINGTEEITIKGEMVLLRTMFRNLIKNSIEGSVKGDVVSIIIEKGTYTVVSIKNSLPVPEEIRNRFFNKYVSVGKEDGTGLGTYSAQLIAKTHNAEITMETSNETGTVVSAKFEADIS comes from the coding sequence ATGACCGTTTTCCAAAGCAGCCTAGGGCGCAAAATAGGAGCGGCAATTCTTGGGACAACTATTTTCGCTATTATTTTATCAATGGCTCTTACTATTGCATCATTTGTTCACTCGTACAGAATGAATACTATTCAGAAAGCTAATGGTCTGGCGCAAATAATGGCGACTTCCACTATTTCAGCATTAGATTTTAATGACAAAGAGTCAGCCTTAGAAGTTTTAAATTCACTTTCATTAATTCCAAATGTTGCTGGAGCTACAATATTTACTACTACTGGTGAAGTCTTCGTCTCTTGCGGTAGCAAAGCATCAGTCTTTTCCAAGTTTAAAAGAGAACCATACGTTAATTTAAATTCATTCTCTGTAATTCAGCCAATTCAGTCCGGAGATGAGTTATTAGGATACCTGACACTTGAAGGAACATTTTCTGACCAAGGTGATCTACTATATCATGTTGCGGCTACTTCTGCGTTGATACTTATCATCGTCCTAGGGATAGGAATTATTGCTGCGAATTATTTTAGGAAAAAAATTACGCATCCTATCTGGCAGTTAACCGATACAGTTCGTGATATTTCAACGCGGAAAGATTATTCTAAGAGAGTTGCATACAAAAGTCAGGATGAGATAGGGTATCTCGTCTCCGAATTCAATTCAATGCTCGGCAAAATTGAACTACGTGATTCGTGGCTTAACAGCCATCGTGAAATGCTTGAAACGATAGTTTCTCAACGTACTAAGGAACTTCGCGCTAAGCAAAAACAATTAAGTGAAAAAAATTCTCAACTTGTTAAACAAATTCATGAAAGGCGCACTGCAGAAATGATTCGCGAAGAAGTTGAACGTATAAATCGTCATGACTTAAAGTCTTCTCTTAATCTTGTTATTGGTTACCCTGAATTGCTTCTTAATAAAGGTAACCTTACTCCAGAACAATCAAAATATATTAAACGAATAGCCGCCGCTGGATATCGTATGCTCGATATGATTCAATTTCATCTTGATATCTTTAAGATGGAGCAGGGAATCTATTCATTAAGGACAATGTCTGTTGATATCGTAGAATTACTTTGTTCGCTGGAAGAAGAAATGTCCTTATTGTTGACTCAGGAAGAAGTTTCGCTTTCTATAATACTGAATGGTAATGAGATAAATGGAACTGAAGAAATTACGATAAAAGGCGAAATGGTTCTGTTGCGAACTATGTTTAGAAATTTAATAAAAAATTCGATTGAAGGATCTGTTAAAGGTGATGTTGTCTCTATTATAATAGAAAAAGGAACGTACACAGTTGTTAGCATAAAAAATAGTCTTCCGGTTCCAGAAGAAATACGTAATAGATTTTTCAACAAATATGTTTCTGTAGGTAAAGAGGATGGAACAGGTCTTGGCACTTATTCTGCCCAGCTAATTGCTAAAACTCATAACGCTGAAATAACGATGGAAACATCGAATGAAACAGGGACAGTTGTTTCAGCTAAATTTGAAGCAGATATTTCATAG
- a CDS encoding YfiR family protein, producing the protein MGLLGRCKVLAVVIAVFIFFHSSLVIAADTKITATKAQLRALFIKKIPKYVLWPEQSNVKKNVEYTVAAIDKEELAPYFSKLGPYKLVRWPTDSCHVLFIDSLNPRVIAAIIKQVQNKPILTIGQNSDFLRMGGIINLVESGSRMKLQVNICAAHKAGLSISSKLLKLSEIFCGDHLK; encoded by the coding sequence ATGGGACTTCTAGGAAGGTGCAAAGTTTTAGCGGTTGTTATTGCCGTTTTTATTTTTTTTCATTCCTCGCTGGTTATTGCTGCGGATACTAAAATTACGGCTACTAAAGCACAGTTGCGTGCTTTATTTATTAAAAAAATACCTAAATATGTGCTTTGGCCTGAACAGAGTAACGTTAAAAAGAACGTGGAATATACAGTAGCAGCTATTGATAAAGAAGAATTGGCTCCATATTTTAGCAAGCTAGGGCCTTATAAATTAGTACGGTGGCCTACTGACTCTTGCCATGTCCTTTTTATTGATAGCTTAAATCCTCGTGTAATTGCCGCAATTATTAAACAAGTACAAAATAAGCCTATCCTGACAATTGGACAGAACTCTGATTTCCTGCGTATGGGAGGAATTATCAACCTTGTAGAGTCCGGTTCAAGAATGAAATTGCAAGTTAATATTTGCGCTGCCCACAAAGCAGGACTGTCTATCAGCTCAAAATTGCTTAAACTTTCTGAAATATTTTGCGGAGATCATTTGAAATGA
- the rnfG gene encoding RnfABCDGE type electron transport complex subunit G, giving the protein MREILYMLVVLSVICASSGALLVNLKQATKGQIEQQVLTYVQGPALLSVLENRDNDPITERVKVKDVTVFPAIKDGKLVGVAIETFAPGYSGNIGVMVGFDVQKDELLGIGITTQTETPGLGSRVVDPAFTSKFTAHGLESMQLTAKGGDIDGISGATYSSTGTVDAVRKAIEVYQSIKPEITQIWQKS; this is encoded by the coding sequence ATGCGTGAAATACTTTATATGCTTGTGGTCCTTTCTGTTATCTGTGCTTCTTCCGGAGCTCTGCTTGTTAATTTGAAGCAGGCTACCAAAGGGCAGATTGAGCAGCAGGTTCTCACTTATGTACAGGGGCCGGCACTTCTTTCTGTTCTTGAAAACAGGGACAATGACCCTATTACGGAACGTGTAAAGGTTAAGGATGTGACTGTGTTTCCGGCAATTAAAGACGGTAAACTTGTCGGTGTTGCCATTGAAACTTTCGCTCCGGGGTATTCCGGCAACATCGGAGTTATGGTTGGATTCGATGTGCAAAAGGATGAACTCCTCGGTATCGGTATCACTACTCAGACTGAAACTCCTGGTCTTGGATCGCGTGTTGTGGATCCTGCTTTTACTAGCAAGTTCACAGCTCATGGTCTTGAATCCATGCAGCTGACAGCTAAAGGCGGAGATATCGATGGTATTTCAGGTGCAACATATTCTTCTACCGGAACAGTTGATGCTGTCCGTAAGGCCATTGAAGTATATCAGTCTATTAAGCCTGAGATCACTCAGATCTGGCAGAAGTCATAA
- a CDS encoding TonB-dependent siderophore receptor encodes MIFSKQFFFSVFFFTLILNGVVTPCLAQEKETNNPQLEKLELEDLLDVEVVSTTRRKQSLENIAGSYTILTAEDIKASGALSIPEALKVVPGVLVTRMDTDKWSIGIRGFNGIFNSKQLILIDNRPITSPYYSEVIWSNQDLPIELVKRIEVVRGPWTSLWGAESFNGVINIITKSAKELQGTQSVSVVGNDIGSQMIRQGGKLSEDGYFMVYAKGSYEPGKYYTVRGEKHKGSKDLVQGTTGFRADWQNVFTDQFTIQGDISTSSITEQSPPGNPFSADKEKKGYGGYVQFTWDRATGLNSGMQLRTSYSRSQATFDDLEGVSNTIDTEYIYSTDQIGMHLFTFGVGGRYFWDAFEQGRHVRVRNEKFSRLDFSSFAQDKMTLIEDSLFLTIGLKMDYSEDGNLEPQSTARLLYTADEDEYWIAFSKATRVPSNWAHEGRYEVNYNGNKYEIDASGNLDSEELTSVEAGYRRIFNDDLKLDLSLYFNSYDKLITLNYDADTRIATPVSALCGLTYGTEVALDWKALPRLTLRPSVSLSNQDFSSATLNNIGFSPPLNCPVYNLKIQALINLAEKWDLDLFGSYLNTVDNKDLSTGFGVDARLAWHPADNLSLELIGSSLLSQINEGDFEATEPSCSLRVIWDF; translated from the coding sequence ATGATTTTTTCAAAGCAATTTTTTTTTAGTGTTTTCTTTTTCACCTTGATTCTAAACGGGGTGGTTACGCCGTGTTTAGCCCAGGAAAAAGAAACAAATAATCCGCAGCTTGAAAAACTTGAGCTTGAAGACCTGCTTGATGTTGAAGTTGTTTCTACGACACGGCGGAAGCAATCATTAGAAAATATTGCCGGTTCTTACACAATCCTTACTGCTGAAGATATTAAAGCCAGCGGGGCGCTGTCTATTCCTGAAGCTCTTAAAGTTGTTCCAGGAGTCCTTGTAACACGTATGGACACAGATAAATGGTCTATCGGTATCCGCGGCTTTAATGGTATTTTTAATAGCAAACAGCTTATACTTATAGATAATCGCCCTATAACCTCTCCTTATTATTCAGAAGTTATCTGGTCAAATCAAGATCTTCCAATCGAACTTGTCAAACGAATTGAAGTTGTCCGGGGACCATGGACTAGTCTCTGGGGGGCAGAATCTTTTAACGGCGTAATAAACATTATTACAAAATCTGCGAAAGAATTACAGGGAACTCAAAGCGTTTCAGTTGTAGGTAATGACATAGGTTCACAAATGATTCGTCAAGGCGGAAAACTCTCAGAGGATGGTTACTTTATGGTCTATGCTAAAGGTAGCTATGAACCAGGAAAATATTATACCGTCCGAGGAGAAAAGCATAAAGGTTCCAAAGATTTAGTTCAGGGAACTACTGGTTTCAGAGCAGATTGGCAGAATGTTTTTACTGATCAATTTACAATTCAGGGTGATATTTCAACTTCAAGTATTACAGAGCAGTCTCCTCCAGGGAATCCTTTTTCTGCAGATAAAGAGAAAAAAGGTTATGGCGGTTATGTTCAGTTCACATGGGACAGAGCAACCGGTTTAAATTCAGGCATGCAGCTCAGAACCTCGTATTCAAGGTCTCAGGCAACTTTTGATGACCTTGAAGGCGTATCAAATACTATTGATACTGAATATATTTATTCAACTGATCAGATTGGAATGCATCTTTTTACCTTTGGCGTTGGAGGACGGTACTTTTGGGATGCATTTGAACAGGGGCGTCATGTACGGGTTCGTAATGAAAAATTCAGCCGTCTGGACTTCAGTTCTTTTGCTCAAGACAAAATGACTCTCATCGAGGATAGTCTATTTCTGACGATCGGTCTTAAGATGGATTATTCAGAAGATGGAAATCTAGAGCCTCAATCTACCGCACGACTTCTTTATACCGCAGATGAGGATGAATACTGGATAGCCTTTTCTAAAGCAACAAGAGTTCCTAGCAATTGGGCCCATGAAGGTAGGTATGAAGTTAACTATAATGGGAACAAGTATGAAATTGATGCCTCAGGAAATCTTGATTCAGAAGAACTTACTTCAGTAGAGGCAGGGTATCGTAGAATCTTCAATGATGATTTAAAACTTGATCTTTCTTTATATTTTAATAGTTATGATAAGCTGATAACACTAAATTATGATGCCGATACTCGTATTGCCACACCTGTAAGTGCTCTATGCGGATTGACTTATGGCACTGAAGTTGCCCTTGACTGGAAAGCTTTACCACGGCTGACACTTCGTCCTTCTGTGAGTTTGTCAAATCAGGATTTCTCAAGTGCAACTTTGAATAATATTGGATTTTCACCTCCGCTTAACTGCCCAGTATACAATCTAAAAATACAAGCGTTAATTAATTTAGCGGAAAAATGGGATCTTGATCTTTTTGGTTCATATCTGAATACGGTGGATAACAAAGATCTTTCTACCGGATTTGGAGTAGATGCTCGTCTTGCATGGCATCCTGCTGATAATCTTTCGCTTGAACTTATTGGTTCAAGTCTTCTTAGTCAAATTAATGAAGGTGACTTCGAGGCAACCGAACCTTCCTGTTCTTTGAGGGTCATATGGGACTTCTAG
- a CDS encoding response regulator transcription factor → MNKILLIDDDPELGELLNTYLGGEGYSVQTECNATNGLKTFNNDTFDLILLDIILPDLSGLSVLDLIRSKSHIPVIMLTGKGDEVDRVVGLEMGADDYICKPFQLRELLARMRAALRRCAMVSEDSTQSVRTSRGTIKVGGIEVNLDSQSILVEGEETHFTAAEFSIIEHLAVNCGKLVERDDLMEIALGRTVDFDDYVLNVHMSNLRRKIGESVSIKTIRGRGYMMTAKNMAGA, encoded by the coding sequence ATGAACAAAATACTTCTTATTGATGATGATCCAGAACTAGGAGAACTTTTAAATACATATCTTGGAGGAGAAGGGTATAGCGTACAAACTGAATGTAACGCTACTAACGGTCTAAAGACATTCAATAATGACACTTTTGACTTGATTCTTCTTGATATTATTCTGCCGGACCTCAGTGGACTTAGCGTACTCGATCTCATTAGATCAAAATCACATATTCCAGTAATAATGCTTACGGGAAAAGGTGATGAGGTGGATAGGGTCGTTGGTTTGGAAATGGGAGCCGACGATTATATATGTAAACCTTTTCAGCTGCGTGAGCTGCTTGCTAGAATGCGTGCAGCGTTACGCAGATGTGCAATGGTTTCCGAAGATTCAACTCAGTCTGTTAGAACTAGTAGAGGAACGATAAAAGTCGGCGGAATAGAAGTTAATCTTGATTCTCAATCAATTCTTGTAGAAGGGGAAGAGACTCATTTCACTGCTGCTGAATTTAGTATTATTGAACACTTGGCTGTGAATTGTGGGAAATTAGTAGAGCGTGATGACCTTATGGAAATTGCCTTAGGTCGTACTGTGGATTTTGACGACTATGTGCTGAATGTTCATATGAGTAATTTACGGCGTAAAATAGGCGAGTCCGTAAGTATTAAGACAATTCGTGGTCGCGGATATATGATGACAGCAAAAAATATGGCTGGCGCATGA
- a CDS encoding 4Fe-4S dicluster domain-containing protein, with amino-acid sequence MLKIHYSLESDVQNIIHDITVPSEINIQVRNLVLKAKKGQSVARGDMIAEHPSKFGGAYHTSVSGKATKVNYHHLTIKCDHEQNSAEPVDVKSMGPGKDLLRTLQELGIDVAPLSSRCDQLVINGLNPEPGIFVAELLLECENDILEAGLNIVKSFIHPVHTKLAVAKKTSVTLSGTESVFIKPKYPNSLNSLVIKAVTGKETCDDTKIMSIMDIYNIGLVATSGLPVTDTIMTISGQNYRVPLGTPIRHLLNELDMTVKSGDKVVLGGPFRGEAVYSLDEGVKKDDHGLFIISVGQFPAVEDVTCINCGECVLSCPARILPNMISRYAEYERFEMAEKYDLHSCFECGLCSFNCTVRRPILQYIRFAKDQLRISGNAE; translated from the coding sequence ATGCTTAAGATTCACTATTCACTCGAATCCGATGTCCAAAATATAATACACGATATTACCGTACCGTCTGAAATTAATATTCAGGTGCGTAATCTTGTCCTGAAAGCCAAAAAAGGACAGAGCGTTGCCCGTGGCGATATGATTGCTGAACATCCGTCAAAGTTTGGCGGTGCATATCATACTTCTGTTTCCGGCAAGGCTACAAAAGTCAATTACCATCACCTCACTATAAAGTGTGATCACGAACAGAATTCAGCTGAACCTGTTGATGTTAAATCTATGGGGCCAGGTAAGGATTTGCTGCGCACGTTGCAGGAGCTTGGTATTGATGTCGCCCCTCTTAGTTCACGGTGCGATCAGCTGGTTATTAACGGGTTAAATCCTGAGCCGGGCATTTTTGTAGCTGAACTGCTGCTTGAATGTGAAAATGATATTCTTGAAGCCGGATTGAATATTGTTAAGTCGTTTATTCATCCAGTGCATACAAAACTTGCAGTGGCTAAAAAAACTTCAGTGACCCTTTCCGGAACAGAATCTGTTTTTATTAAACCTAAGTATCCTAACTCGCTTAATTCTCTTGTTATTAAAGCTGTCACCGGAAAAGAAACCTGTGATGACACTAAGATTATGAGCATCATGGATATCTATAATATTGGGCTTGTTGCGACGTCCGGTTTGCCTGTGACTGATACAATTATGACCATCAGTGGACAAAATTATCGCGTTCCTTTGGGAACACCTATTCGTCATTTACTTAATGAATTGGATATGACTGTTAAATCCGGTGACAAAGTCGTTCTCGGTGGACCTTTCCGCGGAGAGGCTGTTTATAGTCTAGATGAAGGCGTGAAGAAAGACGATCATGGATTGTTTATTATTTCCGTTGGTCAATTTCCTGCAGTAGAAGATGTAACCTGTATCAACTGCGGCGAATGCGTACTTAGTTGTCCGGCGAGAATCCTCCCTAATATGATCAGCCGTTATGCGGAATATGAAAGATTTGAAATGGCTGAGAAGTATGACTTGCACAGCTGTTTTGAATGCGGTTTATGTTCCTTTAACTGTACGGTCAGACGACCTATTTTGCAGTATATACGCTTTGCCAAAGATCAGCTCAGGATCAGCGGTAATGCTGAATAG
- a CDS encoding cytochrome c3 family protein — protein sequence MKNRYTPLTLIVAVLVIAAASGFLFAPPVEESPVRVVMDNSGGRVIFSHAKHVEDLGYDCADCHHDNIGQDKPLACVTCHPVAFDKKFRSEHQKNFPDKKACLRCHDEVPTGPLAKEDRPDTENIPLLSDAFHQQCMGCHEQDGGPYGADSCYKCHAR from the coding sequence TTGAAAAACAGATATACTCCTTTAACTTTAATCGTCGCTGTCTTAGTAATTGCGGCAGCATCTGGATTTCTTTTCGCTCCGCCAGTGGAGGAAAGTCCGGTTCGTGTTGTTATGGATAATAGTGGCGGAAGAGTTATTTTTTCCCACGCTAAGCATGTTGAAGATTTAGGTTATGATTGTGCTGATTGTCATCATGACAATATCGGTCAAGATAAACCTTTAGCTTGTGTTACATGTCATCCCGTTGCGTTTGATAAAAAGTTCCGAAGTGAACATCAAAAGAATTTTCCTGACAAAAAAGCATGCTTGCGTTGTCATGATGAAGTTCCGACAGGTCCTCTAGCAAAAGAAGACAGGCCGGATACTGAGAATATTCCTTTGTTGTCAGATGCTTTTCATCAGCAGTGTATGGGATGCCATGAACAAGACGGTGGTCCTTATGGTGCCGATTCCTGCTACAAATGCCACGCGAGGTAG
- a CDS encoding RnfABCDGE type electron transport complex subunit D — translation MTPPVIKAMSDIAVRLTVSPAPHWRSRRTLTKMMQYHLLALLPAMVMAFNMFGLSALSTIGLAGSVAILTEALCLKMQGRDINVDNFTALYEGILFAFLLPATAPWWVVCFGAAFTIVMGRTVFGGFGTNPICAPLVAWAFCRLSWPAAIDIDMNLSHFAINAPLDQLKFFGLESLDQFNYTDLFLGHQLGGLGSSQIIALLAGGIFLIATGWVRVFIPAAFLIGVTVTSGVFWMIDPEVYANPLFHLLTGSVMFGAFFLAPDVSSSPVGKIPQLLFGLIAGAMVIVIRVYGVYPDGVPFAIMVANLLTPLLDRVRPKPFGGR, via the coding sequence ATGACTCCACCAGTAATTAAAGCAATGTCGGACATTGCAGTCAGGCTCACGGTTTCGCCTGCTCCTCACTGGCGCAGCAGACGTACTTTGACGAAGATGATGCAGTATCATCTTCTAGCTCTGCTGCCGGCAATGGTCATGGCTTTCAATATGTTCGGGCTGTCCGCACTTTCAACCATAGGTCTTGCCGGATCTGTGGCAATATTGACTGAAGCTCTCTGCCTCAAAATGCAAGGGCGTGATATTAACGTAGATAATTTCACAGCATTATATGAAGGCATCCTTTTTGCCTTTCTTCTTCCGGCAACCGCTCCATGGTGGGTTGTCTGTTTTGGAGCTGCTTTTACAATTGTAATGGGACGCACCGTATTTGGCGGATTCGGAACCAATCCGATCTGTGCACCACTGGTCGCCTGGGCATTCTGTCGTTTGTCATGGCCTGCCGCCATCGATATCGATATGAATCTTTCTCATTTCGCGATCAATGCCCCTTTGGATCAACTTAAGTTCTTCGGCTTAGAAAGCCTTGATCAGTTTAATTATACTGACCTTTTCCTCGGACATCAGCTTGGTGGTCTTGGATCTTCACAGATAATTGCACTGCTTGCAGGTGGAATTTTCCTTATTGCAACCGGATGGGTGAGGGTTTTCATTCCTGCCGCCTTCCTGATCGGTGTAACTGTAACATCCGGTGTTTTCTGGATGATTGATCCTGAAGTCTACGCCAATCCTTTGTTTCATTTACTGACAGGCTCAGTGATGTTCGGAGCTTTCTTTTTGGCTCCTGATGTTTCTTCCAGTCCTGTAGGCAAAATTCCGCAGCTCCTATTCGGCCTAATTGCCGGAGCCATGGTTATAGTTATTCGGGTCTACGGCGTTTATCCTGACGGTGTGCCTTTTGCCATAATGGTGGCAAATCTGCTTACACCATTGCTTGACAGGGTACGTCCGAAACCATTTGGAGGCAGATAA
- a CDS encoding RnfABCDGE type electron transport complex subunit A → MEYFLLFISAIFINNIVLVQYLGTCPFMGTSKSTDVAMGMGGAVIFVILMSTALTWPLQHYVLIPFGLEYLQTIVFILVIASLVQFVEMFLKKIIPPLYKSLGLFLPLITTNCAVLGVAIMVQRSEYSFMKSMMYGLASGIGFLIALVIISSIRERMDIAPVPYVFRGVPIALIMAGIMSLAFFAFQGMAA, encoded by the coding sequence ATGGAATACTTCCTGTTATTTATATCTGCTATTTTTATCAATAACATCGTACTTGTTCAGTACCTTGGAACATGTCCTTTTATGGGAACTTCCAAGTCCACAGATGTTGCAATGGGAATGGGCGGAGCAGTTATATTTGTTATTTTGATGTCTACGGCTCTCACTTGGCCTTTGCAACACTACGTACTCATTCCTTTTGGGCTTGAGTATCTGCAAACCATTGTTTTTATTTTGGTCATTGCATCACTTGTACAGTTTGTTGAGATGTTCCTTAAAAAGATCATCCCGCCGTTATATAAATCTCTGGGCCTTTTTCTGCCGCTGATCACCACCAACTGTGCGGTGCTTGGTGTGGCGATTATGGTTCAGCGTAGTGAATATTCATTCATGAAATCTATGATGTACGGACTTGCTTCAGGTATCGGTTTTCTGATTGCTTTAGTTATTATTTCGTCCATCCGTGAAAGAATGGATATTGCTCCGGTTCCGTATGTTTTCAGAGGCGTTCCGATCGCACTGATTATGGCTGGTATCATGTCACTGGCGTTTTTCGCTTTTCAGGGAATGGCCGCTTAA
- a CDS encoding flagellin encodes MSLVINNNTMATSAAQHLNDAYGALGSSTEKMSSGLRINSSADDAAGLAVRELMRSDIATLSQGVKNANDGISMIQTADGALSVVDEKLIRMKELAEQAATGTYTSDQRALIDQEYQSMASEITRISSATDFNGIHLLNGNLSSDTSMVIHFGTGNDSAEDKYNVTIGCCTASALGVGNQSTKGAGYTVSTQEQAQASLVALDNAITSKDKIRANLGALENRLDATISNLETQGTNLQSAESQISDVDVATEMTNYSKQQVITQAGVAMLSQANSLPQMALSLIG; translated from the coding sequence ATGTCTTTAGTAATTAACAACAACACAATGGCAACTTCTGCAGCTCAACATCTTAATGATGCATACGGAGCTCTTGGTTCATCAACAGAAAAAATGTCTTCCGGCCTAAGAATCAACTCATCCGCAGATGATGCAGCAGGACTAGCTGTTCGCGAACTTATGCGGTCTGATATTGCGACACTCAGTCAGGGTGTTAAGAATGCGAATGACGGTATTTCTATGATTCAAACCGCTGACGGCGCTCTTTCTGTTGTGGATGAAAAGCTTATTCGTATGAAAGAACTTGCTGAACAGGCCGCAACCGGAACATATACGAGTGATCAGCGCGCTTTGATTGACCAAGAATACCAATCAATGGCATCAGAAATAACTCGTATCTCAAGCGCTACGGACTTTAATGGTATCCATTTATTAAATGGTAACCTAAGCAGTGACACTTCTATGGTCATCCATTTCGGAACTGGTAATGATTCCGCTGAAGACAAGTACAATGTCACAATAGGCTGCTGCACAGCTTCAGCTCTCGGAGTCGGTAACCAAAGTACTAAGGGGGCAGGATACACTGTTTCTACTCAGGAACAAGCTCAGGCCTCACTGGTTGCCCTTGATAACGCAATCACCTCAAAGGATAAAATTAGAGCAAACCTTGGAGCTCTTGAAAACAGACTCGATGCAACAATATCCAACTTAGAAACTCAGGGAACAAACCTTCAGTCTGCTGAATCTCAGATTTCTGATGTTGATGTTGCAACTGAAATGACCAACTACTCAAAGCAGCAGGTCATTACTCAAGCAGGTGTAGCAATGCTTTCACAAGCTAACTCCCTGCCACAGATGGCTCTTTCGCTAATTGGCTAA
- the rsxE gene encoding electron transport complex subunit RsxE has product MSRIVKEFVKGLWAELPPFRVLLGLCPTLAVTSTAENGLGMGIAVLSVLTLSNMIISCLRKIIPAKVRIACFIVIAASLVVAVELLMQAYVYPLYLKLGIFVPLIVVNCLILGRAEAFASKNGVVLSIADALGMGIGFTASLTFLGAIREILGHGTIFGNHIMWSSFHPAELMGKAPGAFIGLGIILASMNALNRYLSRRKGETPPDVMNSGCASCGACGACGDIKDLNSK; this is encoded by the coding sequence ATGAGCCGTATAGTCAAAGAATTTGTAAAGGGACTTTGGGCGGAACTGCCTCCTTTCAGAGTGCTTTTAGGGTTGTGTCCTACACTTGCCGTTACTTCCACAGCGGAAAACGGTTTAGGTATGGGGATAGCAGTTCTATCAGTTTTGACATTGTCCAATATGATCATTTCATGTCTTAGAAAAATAATTCCAGCGAAAGTACGTATCGCCTGTTTTATTGTAATTGCAGCGTCATTAGTTGTTGCTGTTGAATTGCTTATGCAGGCTTATGTCTATCCGCTTTACCTTAAACTTGGTATTTTTGTACCTCTTATTGTTGTTAACTGTCTTATTTTGGGACGTGCTGAAGCTTTTGCTTCCAAAAACGGAGTCGTTTTATCTATTGCGGATGCTCTCGGCATGGGAATCGGTTTTACCGCTTCTCTGACCTTTTTAGGCGCAATTCGTGAAATACTGGGACACGGAACAATCTTCGGAAATCATATCATGTGGAGTTCTTTCCATCCTGCCGAATTGATGGGAAAAGCGCCTGGCGCATTTATCGGGTTGGGAATAATTCTGGCTTCCATGAATGCTCTCAACAGATATCTGAGTCGTAGAAAAGGTGAAACTCCACCAGATGTTATGAATTCCGGTTGTGCTTCATGCGGAGCTTGCGGCGCATGCGGCGACATTAAAGACCTAAACTCCAAATAA